In a single window of the Desulfovibrio mangrovi genome:
- a CDS encoding HAD family hydrolase, translating to MKDRAVLFDWGGTLMTSMPYYMGAGRGWSAVPAVEGALETVRALSASWTIGLASNASESDEDEVRTALDTIGLGSLMDRIYTYRRVGRPKPWPDFWRYVLSDLGLQPSRVVMVGDNYMDDVWGASNVGMHAVWLNLDSADVRTGERYRTIHSFAELPGALSEMGFV from the coding sequence ATGAAGGATAGAGCTGTGTTATTTGACTGGGGCGGAACCCTCATGACCTCCATGCCCTATTACATGGGGGCGGGAAGAGGTTGGTCCGCTGTTCCGGCCGTAGAGGGCGCGCTTGAGACAGTTCGGGCGCTTAGTGCCTCGTGGACCATTGGGCTCGCATCGAATGCGTCCGAATCCGATGAAGATGAAGTGCGGACAGCGTTGGACACTATCGGTCTCGGCTCGCTCATGGACAGGATATATACATACCGTCGGGTAGGCAGGCCGAAACCGTGGCCTGATTTCTGGCGCTACGTTCTCTCTGATCTCGGGTTGCAGCCTTCCCGCGTTGTCATGGTTGGTGACAACTACATGGATGACGTGTGGGGTGCCTCCAATGTCGGTATGCACGCTGTGTGGCTGAACCTTGATTCGGCTGATGTGCGCACAGGCGAACGCTACCGGACAATCCATTCTTTTGCGGAATTGCCCGGAGCGCTTTCCGAGATGGGCTTTGTATAA
- the murJ gene encoding murein biosynthesis integral membrane protein MurJ, with protein sequence MGILTGRHRMGTAALIMAGSVFLSRFMGLIRDKFISYYHGASVESDIYFTSFVIPDFLNYLLAGGYFSITLIPLLAEYFERDEREGWQFLSAVLCWVALVASLLTGAAWMAAPWLSKLAAPGFDTASLERLASFLRIILPAQVFFLIGACLSGVLYMRRQFSVPALTPLVYNACIILGGWLMIDSGMEGFCWGVLGGAAVGSFLLPLMAVRSGGGMRLSVCFRHAGVWRFMLLALPLMIGQSIVVLDEQFVRIFGSLTGDGAVSLLNYARRIMQVPVGVVAQAAGVASYPFLASLVAKRETAQFNSTLNTALRNTMLIIVPLSAWMIAAAEPTLRLIFQQGGFGAEQTLGATPLLQVMLAAVAFWGIQQIMGRAFYAHKDTVTPAVVGTVATALALPVYWWLANVLGALGVALAGSCSVVLYTVMLSAVWRRRFGGEAFADVPMVLAKVVVLSLPAAVSGWWTVSKVGGFFPQAPLTGAFMALAASGLLFCVVYAVVVRLFAPSMLSPVMEMVRRKLRR encoded by the coding sequence ATGGGCATTCTTACCGGGCGGCATCGCATGGGGACCGCCGCCCTCATCATGGCCGGCAGTGTGTTTCTGTCCCGCTTCATGGGATTGATCCGCGATAAATTCATATCCTACTATCACGGGGCTTCCGTGGAGTCGGACATATATTTCACCTCGTTCGTCATTCCGGATTTCCTGAATTATCTGCTTGCAGGAGGGTATTTTTCCATAACTCTGATTCCTCTGCTGGCTGAGTATTTTGAACGGGACGAGCGCGAAGGCTGGCAATTCCTTTCCGCCGTACTGTGTTGGGTGGCGTTGGTGGCTAGCCTGCTGACGGGGGCGGCGTGGATGGCAGCACCGTGGCTGTCGAAGCTTGCGGCTCCCGGTTTTGATACCGCCTCGCTTGAGCGCCTTGCATCCTTTCTTCGCATCATTCTGCCTGCGCAGGTGTTCTTTTTGATCGGAGCCTGCCTTTCCGGCGTGCTGTACATGCGCAGGCAGTTTTCCGTGCCCGCTTTGACGCCGCTCGTATACAACGCCTGCATCATTCTTGGCGGCTGGCTGATGATCGATTCCGGTATGGAAGGTTTTTGCTGGGGCGTGCTGGGCGGTGCGGCAGTAGGGAGCTTTCTGCTGCCATTGATGGCTGTGCGTTCCGGTGGCGGCATGCGGCTTTCTGTCTGCTTCAGACATGCCGGAGTGTGGCGTTTCATGCTGCTGGCGCTGCCCTTGATGATAGGGCAATCCATTGTGGTGCTGGATGAGCAGTTTGTGCGTATTTTTGGCTCCCTGACAGGCGACGGTGCCGTCAGTCTGCTCAACTATGCCCGGCGCATCATGCAGGTGCCCGTGGGCGTGGTGGCGCAGGCTGCGGGGGTTGCTTCCTATCCCTTCCTTGCCTCGCTGGTGGCGAAACGCGAGACGGCTCAGTTCAACAGCACGCTCAATACGGCACTCAGAAATACCATGCTGATCATCGTACCGCTTTCGGCATGGATGATCGCGGCTGCGGAGCCTACGCTCCGGCTTATTTTCCAGCAGGGCGGCTTTGGGGCCGAGCAGACGCTTGGTGCAACACCGCTGTTGCAGGTTATGCTGGCTGCTGTTGCCTTCTGGGGCATTCAGCAGATCATGGGGCGCGCCTTTTATGCGCACAAGGATACCGTAACCCCTGCTGTGGTCGGTACCGTGGCAACGGCTTTGGCGCTACCTGTGTACTGGTGGCTTGCCAACGTTCTGGGGGCGTTGGGGGTTGCGCTGGCTGGCTCCTGTTCCGTTGTGCTTTATACCGTGATGCTGTCTGCTGTGTGGCGGCGCAGGTTCGGGGGCGAAGCCTTTGCGGATGTGCCCATGGTGCTCGCCAAAGTGGTTGTGCTGAGTCTTCCGGCTGCCGTGTCTGGCTGGTGGACTGTGAGCAAGGTGGGCGGCTTCTTCCCGCAGGCCCCTCTGACGGGAGCCTTCATGGCCCTTGCTGCCAGCGGACTGCTCTTTTGCGTCGTGTACGCTGTCGTTGTCCGCTTGTTTGCCCCGTCCATGCTGTCGCCCGTTATGGAGATGGTACGGAGGAAGCTGCGGCGATAG